One Hippopotamus amphibius kiboko isolate mHipAmp2 chromosome 12, mHipAmp2.hap2, whole genome shotgun sequence genomic window, ttgaacaccccacttacatcaatggacagatcatccaaacagaaaataaataaggacacacaagctttaaatgacacattagaccatctcgacttaattgatatttataggacattccatccaaaaacgacagacgacactttcttctcaagtgcacatggaacattttccaggatagatcacatcttgggtcacaaatcaaacctcagcaaattcaagataattgaaatcatatcaagcatcttctcagaccacaatgccatgagactagatatcaattacaggaaaaaaactgcaaaaaatacaaacacatggaggctaaacaattcactcctaaacaaccaaggaatcactacagaaatcaaagaggaaatcaaaaaatatttagaaacaaatgacaacgaaaacacaacaacccaaaacctatgggatgcagcaaaagcagttctaagagggaagtttatagcaatacagtcctaccttaagaaacaagaaaatgatcgaatatacaacctaaccttacacctcaaacaactagagaaagaagaacaaagaaaccccaaagtgagcagaaggaaagaaatcataaagatcagagcagaaataaatgaaaaagaaaggaaagaaaccataagaaaaataaataaaactaaaagctggttctttgagaagattaacaaaattgataaaccattagccagactcatcaagaaaaaaagggagaagatgcaaatcaacagaattagaaatgaaaaaggagaagtcactacggacacctcagaaatacaaaagatcatgagagactactacaagcaactatatgccaatcaattggataacctggaagaaatggataaattctttgaaaaatacaatcttccaagactgaaccaggaagaaatagaaaccatgaacagaccaatcacaagtacagaaattgaggcagtgattaaaaatctcccaacacacaaaagcccaggaccagataggttcacaggtgaattctatcaaacatttcaagaagagttaacacctatccttctgaaactcttccaaaatattgcagaaggaggaacactcccaaactcattctacgaggctaccatcaccctgataccaaaaccaggcaaagatgtcacaaaaaaagaaaactacagaccaatatcacagatgaatatagatgcaaaaatcctcaacaaaatactagctaatagactccaacagcacattaaaagaattatacaccatgatcaagtggggtttatcccttggatgcaaggattcttcaatatatgcaaatcaatctatgtgatacatcatatcaacaaattgaaggataaaaaccatatgatcatttcaatagatgcagaaaaagcttttgacaaagttcaacatccatttatgataaaagctctccagaaaatgggcatagaaggaaattacctcaacataataaaagccatatatgagaaaccaaaagccaacatcgttctcaatggggaaaaactggaagaattccctctaagaacaggaacaagataagggtgtccactcttaccactattattcaacatagttttggaagttttagccacagcaatcagagaagaaaatgaaatcaaaggaatccaaattggaaaagaagaagtaaaattgtcactctttgcagatgacatgatattatatatagaaaaccctaaagactctaccagaaaactgctagcactaattgatgagtttagtaaagtagcaggatacaaaattaatgcacagaaatctcttgcattcctatacactaacaatggaagagcagaaagagaaattaaggaacctctcccattcaccattgcaaccaaaagaataaaatacttaggaatacacctgcctaaggaggcaaaagatctgtatgcagaaaactttaagacattgatgaaagaaatcaaagacgacacaaacagatggagagacataccatgttcctggattggaagaatcaacatcgtgaaaatgtctgtactacccaaagcaatttacagattcaatgcaatcccgatcaaattcccaatggcattcttcacagaactagagcaagaaatcttacgatttgtatggaaacgcaaaagaccccgaatagccaaagcaatcttgagaaggaaaaatggagttggtggaatcaggcttcctgacttcaaactatactacaaggccatagtgatcaagacagtatggtactggcacaaaaatagaaaggaagatcaatggaatagaatagagaactcagaagcaagcccaaacacatatgggctccttatctttgacaaaggaggcatgagtatacaatggaaaaaagacagcctcttcaataagtggtgctgggaaaattggacagcaacatgtaaaagaatgaaattagaacacttcctaacaccatacacaaaaataaactccaaatggattaaagacctacatgtaaggccagacactataaaactcctagaggaaaacataggcagaacactctatgacatccatcaaagcaagatcctttttgacccacctcctagaatcatggaaataaaatcaagaataaacaaatgggacctcatgaaacttaaaagcatttgcacagtgaaagaaaccataaacaagactagaaggcaaccctcagaatgggagaaaataattgcctatgaaacaacggacaaaggattaacctccaaaatatacaagcagctcatgcagcaaaaaagcaaataacccaatccacaaatgggcagaagacctaaatagacatttctccaaagaagacatacagatggccaacacacacatgaaaagatgctcaacatcactaatcatcagagaaatgcaagtcaaagccacaatgaggcatcacctcacaccagtcaggatggccatcatcacaaaatctggaaaccacaaatgttggagagggtgtggagaaaagggaactctcttgcacttttggtgggactgtaagttggtacagccactatggaaaacaatttggaggttccttcaaaaactacaaatagaactaccatatgatccagtaatcccactcctgggcatatacccaaagaaaaccataatcccaaaagaaacttgtaccatcatgtttattgcagcactatttacaatagccaggacatggaagcaaccgaaatgcccatcaacaaatgaatggataaagaagatgtggcatatatatacaatggaatattactcagctataaaaagggatgagatggagctatatgtaatgaggtggatagaactacaatctgtcatacagagtgaagtaagtcagaaagagaaggacaaatattgtatgctaactcacatatacggaatctaaaaatggtactgatgaactcagtgacaagaacaaggatgtagatacagagaatggagtggagaactcgaggtatgggaggggcggggggtgaaggggaaactgagatgaagcgagagagtagcacagacatatatatactaccaactgtaaaagagtcagtgggaagttattgtataacaaagggagtccaacttgaggatggaagatgccttagaggactggggtggggagggtgggggggactcgagggtggggagtcaaggaagggacgaaatacggggatatgtgtataaaaacagatgattgaacctggtgtacccccccccccaaaaaaaaaacttttcctacTTAAAATTTTCACACACATTTCTATAGAactgtttctttttatcttatatGTCTATAAGAATGACCATTATAACATGAACTCAGTGCTACAAGAGAGTATGACTGTAATCCTTATCAGTgctctaaataaaaaaatatttgggtGCTTGTTTCTGGGATTTGTATTCTATTATGGTAATATGTTActgatttcacatttttaattaatgttgtttatctttcaatttgATGCCTACCCAAGCTATGTACTCATGATGAAATCAGAATGTGAGATATGGAGGCCTTACACACTTGGTAGAAGTGGCTTATTCATAGATCTAGACGTCATTACTGTAAAGTGTAATATTATTGCAATATGAAAATCTTGGATAATATTTAAAAAGGGGGTGTACAACAGAATACAGAAATATTGCCAACAGTTACTTACAGAAGACCATATCTAAAGGGTAAACGAAGAAATAAAGCCCTAAataagggagagggaagaaataaATGTAGTTCTTTAATAAAATCAAGGCATTGAGAGGTTAAATAAACTTTTGCAAATCACTTAGAGACAGTTTATatcacaaataaaacaaaatgcacaaATAGAATAGAAGTCAGGGTTAAGCAATATTGAATTAGTACAACCTAGTgaagaaatatataaagtttGCAGCAGGTAGACTTGTCAGAGGTGGTTTTAGGGGAAGGGCTGCCTCATCATATATCTGTTTGTCTagttaaaaagaaacagtaacagcaaaaacaagaaaaaggcaaTGATAATCTTTTTCTATACCAATCTGTTTTCAAAAGTACTCAAGTTTCCTATATATGTGGACGCTAAGCACATGGCTCCCTACACGTGAAAATTCCAGCTGCTGAAATCTTCTTTAAGGAGATTCGTTTACATTACGTCTTATTATTTGACTATCTTTTCACTCTGATTGGTAAGAATGCAAATCTGATAAAATATGACACTTGGACAAGGCAAAGGGCCAATTCTTTGCTGTCGTTGTAAGTCTATCAAGTTTACGTTACCCTTTAAAGAGTATGTCTAGGTGGCCATTACCTCAGGAAGTGCCCCTGTATCTGGAGATAGGCATGTTTTGCATAGAACCAAATTAGCCAAATGGAATTAGCTGAAATAAATTAAAGTGGTTTGTCTATACCCCAAAACTACTTCCTCCTCATTGTCAAGCAAGATTAGCTGCCATTCTGACCCCTCCTACTTCTCAGTTGAAGTATGACTCACACTATGtgtataaaattaatcattataacaacaataataaatgtaaatcttACTGCACACTTACTACTAGTGTTTTAGATGTTTAACCTATGTGTAATCATAACAAATCTATGATTAAACTGAAGTAATGaccttcttttacatgtgaaaaaTTTGAATCCCAGAGAagtttaaaatttcttcaaaacTCAAGCTTGTAAATGACAGAACCAGAGTACAGCTTAATCCAGCAGGTATATATTTAAGTAACACCCTATGGCTGTGAAACATAATTGGTGGTCAAGGACCAAAGAGATTGATTGACACCTATCAGTTAACATCTTCCAACTGATATTTTTATTGAACTTGGTGGCAGGGAGTCTTTGCCTTTTATCATGAACAGAAAAGGGTGAATTTAAGTCTAAAAGGAACTGTACTATTTATCATGTGATGAAGGACAATGTGtcatgaaagaaggaaacaaaatagaaaaaaatactgtatatatatttaactgagagagagggaagaatttGGAGAAATTATGAGCATTAGTCATGGAATAAATGAATCTAGCTTTCCAGCTCCTGAGTTAAGCAGAATTTTCCTGGATCCTACAAATGTTCCTAAGAATTtcaatctatatgtctgttttcccCTTAACCTGATTTTACTTTTAGTGTTTATTTGGCAAGAAATGTAATCCCACATAATACATTGGTCAAATCTTGCCAAAGTTATACTGAGACACTGATATGAGGAAAAAACAGTACTATTAGTTAGTGTTTGTATGGTTAAAGAGATCTAATCACAACTTACGGTAAAGTTTCCCAGATAGGAAAATATTATTCCCAAACCAAATATTTTTAGCTCCCTGTATAACTATCTTCTCGACTTGTTTACATGGTACTACTATTTCTTTAAGTATTAACAGTATAAAGGCTCTAAATTCATGAAATTGAATACGttgttgtattaattttttttcttatttaaactcCCATACAATGAATTGATtagaaactaacaaacaaaaggatggaaaaagtatCTTTACACTACTAATTTCTGTCATGATGACAAATATGTagtatcaatatattttaaaaattttatgaagaaTACAAGgaaattttgagttaaatttcgtactcaaaaaattaactttttttcccaTATTGCTTAACTCCTATCTTACTGTTTATTTTGTATCAGTTATTCCTATACCCATATGGCTGAGTTTCCCctatttcatttcaaaaaatagcattaagaacattatatgtgtacatatacatacctGTTTgcatacacagacacagatatacatatatacatgtttgcatatagatatgtatgtacttTTGAATCTAGACATACATGAATTAATCAGTAAAGGAATTTTATTCTGCTCAAATATTTTAGGCAGTAGTTAATAgcatatatattatttgaaatacaTATCTTAATATATGAAGGACCTTTAGTTCTAACTTTGAATTTATCACATGAAAGTGCATAAggtcatttcaaaataattttgtgctGAAGTTCATATAAGGAAGATTTACAATGTAAGAATATTAAATCAAAATAGCCTCTACAATTGTATTTCTGagaagaaatataagaaagaagacacagaagATATCTTAAAAAAGCTATTATATTGATACATTGGTTCTCTGGTTAAAATCATATTTGTTTTAGTTAAAACTGAATTGAGGTCAATGTTTTTGAGGACAGTATTTTTCTCACAACATCCTTCAATGCTTGTTTCACCTGCTGGTTCCTTAAGGTGTAAATAAATGGATTCAGCATAGGAGCCACAGAGGTATTGAGCATAGCTACTCCTTTTGTCAGAGTAACTCCTTCCTTTGCTGAGGTTTTCACATACATGAAGATGCAGCTTCCATATGAGAGAGAGACAACAATCATATGGGAGGAGCAGGTTGAAAAGgccttttttctttgttgggcTGAGCGGATTCTCAGAATTGTTCTGAGGATGTATGAGTAGGAGAGGATTACTAGCGTCAAGGTGGACATGAGAGTCAGCACAGCTAAAACAaagctcatgagctctagagtgctgGTGTCTGTGCAGGAGATTTGCAGTAAAGGAGCAGAATCACAGGTGAAGTGGTCAATGACATTGGAGTCACAGAAATCCAGCTGCAGCCCCATGGTCAGGGGTGGAAAGATCACCAAGAAGCCAGCCAGCCAAGAGCTGCCTACAAGCTGGTAGCAGATCTTGTGACTCATGATGGTTGTGTAATGCAGAGGTTTGCAGATAGCCACGTAACGATCATAGGACATTGATGCCAGGAGGAAAAACTCTGTTGAACCAAGGAGGATGAAGAAAAAAAGCTGAGCTGCACAAGCATTGTAGGAAATAGATTTGTCTCCAGTTAGAAGGCTCATCAAAAATCTAGGATTACAGACAGAAGTAAATGAGATTTCTAAGAAGGAGAAATTcctgaggaaaaaatacatgggggTCTTCAGGTGGGCATCCAACAGGGTAAGAATGATGATAGTCAGGTTTCCAGTAATACTCAGCAcataagtgagaaataaaaagaagaaaatcacagcCTGTATTTCTGGATCATCAGTCAGACCCAGGAGGATGAAATCTGTCACTGATGTTCTGTTTCTCATTTCTGGTGGTTGATTTTTGACAAACCTTACTGACAGAATCAAGATAGACGATAATAAATCAATATACAAGCATCAAtatcagcatcttttttttcaagtaatgATTGTATTTTCACAATAAATACAAtctatgtatacattttatatttacattccTTATTTTCCCCAATTCTATTAAACATCTTAGGCATGTGTCTTCTGTTTAATATCAGTCTTATTACTCTGCATAATGTCCTCTGATTCCTTGCTATGAGTTTACTCTGCCTTCATTTATTACTAATGTTACTTGGGAAATTTATTGATTGAACACAAAGTCTTCTCATGCTTCATTGTTGAACTACAATATAGAGGTAATTATGCTCTTATGTTATCTTTTCTCAGTATAAAATTCTTACCACTGTTGGAAATCAGTGATTAACCCAACcctaattaatattttctagtGACTATTCTAAATGCTCTTTTGGGGAAGTAGTAATACCACTTCTGTTAGTTTATTTACTACCCTTtgtaaaaagaaatcagagaccaAGTCATTGTAATGtattataaacttttatttatattgaacaatgatttatataaatattattcatatttttaaatccaCTAGTCCATTTTATTTCCAGAAATTAATGGAGCCTCTTAACCcctatctttatttttgtttatattttttaaagattttttttgaagtgaaccatttttgaaatctttattgaatttgttacaatattgcttctgttttttatgctttggttttttgactgcgaggcatgtggaatcttagctcccagaccagggattgaacccacaccccctgccttggaaggcgaagtcttaaccactggactgccagggaagtcccttaaacccctatcttttttcttgatttcctaaaaaaaaaagtgtcttttcaTGAAAATGCAATTGACAGTgatttttacttgattttttcaaaattcttaataattaaaaaaaatctgtttaatagTTCAGCATGGAATAATATGTTTGCAAAATATGTTAATGGATTTTGGAAGTACACATACGTAGAATTAAGATATGAAATACGCTAACACTTTACATATGTCATTTAGAATTATCTCGGCCACCCAGGCCAGGAATATGCATCAGTTCTTTCTAAAGTGTAAATGTACCAACATTAAGAAAAGCATGCCGTGTTCTACATATTTCTGATATTCGATAGAAAtccccatttaaaatatttttacatttcagtttATTGATTTAACTATTGAATACATATATtagataattattataataattttatatacgCTATgtattagagagagagagggagagagagaaacacaacaGAGGGTAGTAATCAATGCTTTATAATGAATAGAAgttgaaacattaaaataaactgaaaatacttACGTATGGTCAAAAGCTTGATAATTAGTGTGAAATACTGAGTACAAATTAATGTGCCCGATTATCATAAATCAGAAGACAAGCAGTAGCCTAATGCTTCATGGAGAAATAACTggtctcccctcccttcccacaaAGCTGTATATTCCTGCAAGTTTCATCTCTAAACACAAACACCTTCCATCCATGAAAACCTTCAAGTTTCATCTCAAAACACAAACACCTTCCATCCATGAAAACCTTCAAGTTTCATCTCAAAACATCTAATGGAACAGTTTTCTCATGTTTTTCTTCACCTGTGTCCCAAATCTGGAATCCTAAAATATCCCACCAGCTATCTTAACACCAACTTTTCATATGAAAGTTATAAAGGAAAAGCAATCTAGAACTATTTTTTGATAAGCTTTTCTGACATTTCACAGAGGgccatttccatttattttccttaGGAATAAAGTAAACTTAGCATATTTAATGTGTTTTGCTACAGAAATACTGTTTTGCTTCAGAAATATTCTTTGAGATAAATTCTTAATGACTTTTGGGAAAATAGTAATAGGGCACTGATGAATCATGCACAAGATCAACTTTAATTGATCTtgagtatattttaaatgatattatgaGACCTGTGTCCCAGGAGAAAATTGAAGACATTTTTCAGCAGGGTGATGGCCAGATATTTGGGGAGGTGGGAAGTGTAGCAAAAATAAACCAGCATTTTCTGATGTTCGTATTCTTATGattgatatattatttttaacactGTGTGGTGTCTGTTTAAAGCAAAACAGGCAGAAGACTGTTAATGAAGAAACACCTGATTAGAAAAACACCTGGTTTCATtgtataaaacaatttttaaattattaaggtCTTTTGAGTTGTAACATTTCTGCTAGAATTTCCTTAGGAATTACTTTTCCTTTCATCAGTTGAGCTAGATAGCtagtatacatataaaattagaCACAACCAAAATTTCACCTTTATGGTCTATATTATTTCTAATATACTAGTATAAAACACAAGATACATTTTAGTGTGTACCAA contains:
- the LOC130834055 gene encoding olfactory receptor 6C76, with product MRNRTSVTDFILLGLTDDPEIQAVIFFFLFLTYVLSITGNLTIIILTLLDAHLKTPMYFFLRNFSFLEISFTSVCNPRFLMSLLTGDKSISYNACAAQLFFFILLGSTEFFLLASMSYDRYVAICKPLHYTTIMSHKICYQLVGSSWLAGFLVIFPPLTMGLQLDFCDSNVIDHFTCDSAPLLQISCTDTSTLELMSFVLAVLTLMSTLTLVILSYSYILRTILRIRSAQQRKKAFSTCSSHMIVVSLSYGSCIFMYVKTSAKEGVTLTKGVAMLNTSVAPMLNPFIYTLRNQQVKQALKDVVRKILSSKTLTSIQF